A window of Drosophila santomea strain STO CAGO 1482 chromosome X, Prin_Dsan_1.1, whole genome shotgun sequence genomic DNA:
CGATCTTTATCACCTACAAATGTTCTAAGTGTAAGACAGTGTTGTGCTTTCGTTTCTTGGTGCAACATGAAGTGTCTGTAAGAGTGTCAGTgtcttttgtttgttcgtGCGTGACTGTACTTCTGAGATGACTGTTTGCCTAAGCTCTGGTCACACTAGAGTAAAGTACTTTTCCCTATCTTAACCGTTTCGTTTTTTCATAATAAACTATTTCGTTTTGGTGGATTAGTAGAAGCcttaaaaaaattcaaaaaatagtACATGTGTTTTCCGCTACAataaaaaagccaaaaaacttGTAGCCACAAAAAGCTTATAGCTAAAGCcgtaaaaagcaaaaaacccACAAATAAGGTGACATCAAAAATAGGTTTTGTCAGCACTTGTTGCAGTCGGCTTGGGTTATTAGTACGTAAAGCCAGCGTAGTTATTCTCGATCCCCCCAACTTGGGTACGATCTTAAAGCTCTTATACTATGGATTAGCTGCGTTGACTAGATCTCTACTTTCTATATGGTATATACGATTTTCGGGTGCCAAAAACACCTCGATATTATTGGGGGGGCCTCGTTTGCACAGCTCTCTCCCAAAATGAAAACTAGATTCAAAAAGTATATGGTGTTAACTACGGTTTCTACGAAGTGCTtagtctttttttttttgttttgtccgccggacaaacacacacactagtGTATATAGAGCTCcgaaatatttgcatatatcTTTGGGCTGGTTGTGCTGCTGCCTCGGCTAGTGAAGTAGTTCTATATATTTAGATAGTTATCGACATGTTCTACGATCTGCGAGAGATTGAAACTATTGGAAACCGGAGCTGCTTGCCTCATAATCCTTTCTGGCTACCTCGTGCTCGAGATCGTACTTTTCGGACTCCAGTTTCAGTATCTTACTGTGGTAGTCCTTACAAACACTCTGAATAGTATCTGCGGAACGAAGTGTGGTTATCAAAACGGTTCGATCTGTATCTGGATAGGTGTTGTttgactgtgtgtgtgtgtgctggtttTTCTGGGTGTGGGAGTGGGTGAGTGTGTTTTTTGTGATACTAGTCTACACGAGAAATGGCACCTAAACTTTCCTTCTTAAACAGAACACATCCTCACTTGAGGGACATATAGAAAGAGACCTGCATTAATCGGGTGAGTATAATCGGATACGCATACGGAGCTAATTGAGCTATTGAGTTTCTGTACAGTTTTTAGTGCCTGGGCAAATAACACTTTTCACGAACATACAATATAGAGTGTATTATACATTAAACAGATTGAGAGTGAGATAGTGTTTTAGATATATAGAAAGAGACAGCTGACAGAAGGTGTTTATATTGTAGTGGTTAAGCGTTAGCTTTTGATTTTGATCGAGGATAGACTTAGGCGTATTTAGATGGCGTATAAAAAGTTGGTGGTGTTCGTGTACCTCAACATCCTTGCGTTTAACAACATACTCAAGATCATATTTCTGGTCCTCCAATTTATTAATCCTGTCATAGTGTTGCTTGATCAGAGATTTGAGTGTGTCTGTTCACAATGGGGTTTATATTTTCGGAGTGGTTCGGAGttggttgtggttgtggatgGGGTGTTGGTTGTGTTGGAGTGgggtggtggttgtggttgtggttgtggtgtgtgtgtgtggatcGATTGGATATTTAACGGGCATGGGTGCGGCAaaagagagatagagatagagacaCATTTAGATACATGTTGCACACAGTGGTTCAGGCATAATAAGACTATGGTTCCTCTGCGACGTCGATGTGATCCGATGTGGGAGGTCGGTTATcctgtgtatgtgtgcatgtgtgtgtgtgtgtttttggtgTCACCGTGTTGGTGTGGTATgtattgtatgtatgtatgcgaTAGATGACACTTGTTCAACTTTCAGTTATCGATTTTGGTTTATGCTTCTCGACAGGCGGACTCCAACATATTGCATGTATAACCCGCCTATCTGTTTTACTGATTGATCTCGTTTATTTCAATTATAcgtttatttaacttttatacTTTCGATCCGTGACCAGGTGCAGGGAATTCTCTCTGGGAATTTCCCCTCGCCTGTTCAGGGATCTTAACCATTCGGTTCGAGGACCGAGGCTACTCACCTTCGCTGGCATCGCTGAGATTCCTGGGACTGCCGCAACGTTCTTCAATGATGCGTCTACGTTCAGCCGCTTTGCGTTCCTGTTCTTTCTTCAACTCCTCAGCGGCTTTCTtacgcagcagcaactgcaagtGGGAGGATTTTATTAGCAGGCTCTTATACAAAAAATGGTTGCTACAACTTACCCTGAGTTTCTTCTTCCTCTCTGGAGTCATGAAACCCTTCTTGGCCTTCTTGGCCTTGGAGGCTTCCTCCATGCGCTTGCGCACCTCAGCACGCTTGCGCTCGATCTCAGCCTGTTTAGCCTTCTTAGCCTGCAAAGCAAACGAACGAACAATTTGGGTATCAGCACGGTTAGCTCACATCCAAAACTGGACACAACACTAGATATGATATTTGAACACAGCACTGCACAGCACGAGACTTGGACTTCGACGTGGACGTGGAGTTGAACGGGCACACACGTACACAAGTGTACCTCCTCGGCCTTCACTTTGGGATCGTTGGGATCCTTGGGCGGACCGGCAggagcggcggcagcggcggctgcAGGAGCAGCCTTTCCATTGGCCGCCGGAGCAGCCTTGCCGTTGGCCGCCGGGGCTGCTGCCGGAGCCGCCGGTTTGGCCGCCGCCGCTGGAGCTGCGGCCGGAGCTGCTGCCTTTTTCTGAAATCAAGGTAAAGAAATCCTGGTTAGTTGCAGTTCTCAAATTCGGAAAAGTACGTCTTGCTCGGAGAAAAATGGTTCAAATTTGAAAGTAAATACATGAGCTATTgaatcaaattcaaaatatatgAGAGTTTGCCTTTAATATTTCATAGATTTGAAACTACTTTTAATAGATCACAAATTTCTCCAGGCACAAACGCACCGATTACAATGAAGGGACAGAGCAAGGCACGGAGACATAGACACACACTAACGATAACAGACATGGCTTTCAATCAGACTTGACAGTTATCATTATCTGTGCTCCTTGATCGAGAGGAAGAAATGGCTGGGATACCGAGGGTTGCAAAGCGCAGCGATCCTGTGAAAGCAAGAGTAAGGCAAAGAAAGGCTTGGGTTGCATGTTGCGTGGTTGCAAGTGGGGGATTTGCAAGTGGATGCTTCTGGATCTTTCGGGAACTCTGCTTACCTCAATACACATCCAGTCAGGGGTAATCCCGTCCAAATCATCTCCATGTTTCAACACAGTGCTTGCGATAAATGCCCGAAAATAGTTAACTGCAGAAGAGGGTCAAAGGTTAATCAACCGTATGTTAAAGGCGGCAGGAGGGGGGCCGTTAGCGATACTCACCTCACCTCATCATCAGCcattttgatttgtgtttttggttACTGAAAGTAAGAGAAATCGAGAGATGAACTTaaggaactggaactggaggTTAATGATGAATGgtgaatgggaatggaaatgttCGATGACATCATTTCCATTGCCCTATATATACACGGCTATATGTGGGTATACACgcagttatatatatatatatataagtatatctgtatatgtatttatatatatgttccATAAATCAGTCGCTCTCTCTCCCATTCGCACACGCCTACGATCTCACCGGGGTtccacagtgcgtatgcgcaatattgCTGGCTTATGCcgcacattacgtatacgcagcaTTGGTCAACTCCGTATATGGGGGGCAACCCCAGCAAACGATCATTTTCCCTCTCTCTTCGATAGCTTTTCTTTCGCACATTTACTTTGGCGTGGGCGTCTGGCTGCCAGAAAAAGACCAATGTATTGCTTTGTggctttttgtattttctctCTTTGATATCCGATTTCAGGTGAGTAGAGAGAGAATAGCACTTCCCAACTGACCGATCTCAGCCAGCTGATTTTGTTAATGGAAACTTTTATACGATGTGTTTTCGTTAAAATAAGGCTAAAAGTTCAATcgataatatacaattacTTTTACATATGCATACTTCATCAGATGATTGAACTCACTAATAACCCTTTTAGACAttttatacggattttaggCATTGGAAATATTGGAAATCTTTATGTAAACATTGGGCAAACATTTTCAGCAATTTTTCAGCTTCCATTTGCTAGGTTATCCGTATAATAGAAAATTTTATGGGCAAGAAATAAAGGCGTATgaatatgtatacatttttactGAAATTATGCCAAAGAATTAACACCTTGCAAAGTGCATGTATTGCTGTAAATAACTTCTACTAGTTATTTTAGAAGTAATATTTTAACGGATTCAATATCCCATGAGCATAGgaaataaactaaattaagTTACAAAGGCTCAAAAAGTGATCCGTAACAGAGTTTTAATCCTTTGCAAAACGTGTATATATTGCCAAGCAAATATTGTTAGAATTCGAATAAATCTGAATAAGTTGGCCCATTATTGTTTTTCACACCTACAATGCCAAATGAACGAATTGCTAGGGAGCTAGGCGTATATTTAGCCCCaagaatttgaattttttgcgCACCTTTGCGAAGGTAAGGCGTGAAAATGTTCTGACAATGACGACCTTCGGCTAtgtacactgcgagaaatgcaCAACGAGTTTAAGCATAGTGGAAGTCTCCATTTAGCATACAACTGAGAGTGAGAGCGAATGGGATGGCTTTTGCTGTATCTAGTATCTGTctgatttaaaaataaacatgttGATAGATACACGAATCTCGGATGCGAGAAATATGGCAGCTATTTATGATTTGCCGtacaatttgtttatatgttcacggaaaaaaaaagtcaaattgGAACAACGATATTCGTATCGAATATTAAGTCCAAATGTTCGGAGAGTATTTATCCAGATAATTTGTGCGTTTGtttgtctgtgtgtgagtgtatgtttttctatgtgtgcgtgtgtgtgtgtgtgatttttCTCTCTCGGGATCTCTTGTTCTCGCTTTGTTCTATTTTCAGGCACTTTCCGAGCGGTTTGAGCTTTTTTGAaatgtatcttgtatctgcGGGATACATTTTTAGCTTTcggcacgcacacacacgcatacacgcacacacacgcatacacgcacacacacggcAACTTCTTATGTAATTGGCAAACCAATCCAAGAAAAAAGTAGCTttcgaaatcaaatcaaaatgatgttgaaaagtatttcgATGCAATTTTAGACACTTGGTAACTTGTATCACTtgaaaaaaataggaaaaaaaaatagttaaaaaaaatgtttgaatcCTCTGGGGTTTTAGTCACGATTTTAGTCAGATCCAgatgcatatatataaatacatatatatatatatacagatatgTATGCCATATGAGAAAGGACTGAATATTgcacatttgtttttctttgcatttgcattttgcagttttctgtttttcctttcCGCTTGTTCTTGCATTGTTATTCGTTATTCGTTGTCGATGATGGTGATGTTTTTCTTGGCTTTTTGAATGTTGCTTCGCTTCAAGCACTCACCTTCAaggaattagaaaaaaaagaaaaaaaattcgGCTGTGCTGTCGATCACACGAATCGGATGATACTGAACGACACAAAAAGACTGAACGGTCCGACGATCCACGGCAGACTATATTCTAGCGGCTAGCCATCCaacggatacagatacggatacggatcGTTGTTGATCGTATCGCATCGTCTCGTTCGGCTCGGTTCCGTTATGTTCCGAAAGCCAACCGTTAGCCGCCCACCTGCCCACCGTCCTTCACGAACgggcgagagcgagagagagcgagagtgGTTCGGGGGTCGGGGTTATGTATCTGGGCGTTAGGTCCAAAAATAGACCCCCCAATACTGACATGGCAGTGCAGAGCCCAACCAAAATCGAAATGGATACCGAAAACTGTTCGGCTGCCGAGTGGCGACCCGAATCGTTTCCGAATCCCCCAATTCGATTCCGATCCCGTTGCCGTAACTCCCGCCCCCTCCGAACTGTAACCCGTAAACCCCCTCCGAAAATACCGATTGGAGAATCtctgtatctttgtatctctgTATCTCTGTATCGGCATCTATGTTCACTAAATCGTATCTGCAGTCCgctgtgtgtgctggtgtaAACGGAGCCGCTTGGAATTCAATGCAATGGataaaaataagttttgcTCCAGTTGGGAGACTACGCAATGGCGGTGCAGTCGGTCTGCAATGAAAATCAGGGGCGGCGACTGATTGCAGCCTCGTGTTTCGCCAGCCCTGAACAGAATATTATGATAAACTAGTCTTGGGAGGATTaggaaaattcaaatatttaagttaaCAATTACTAAAGgaattaaataagttttaaaacttcGTTTGTATGAATAAACTGTTCACCAGACGACTGGATTTTGATAGGAAAAATAGGTAAATAATCCtgatattaaataaatagttttacGTATctaaaaaagtaaatacatattttacaatctaataatatttaaaatgggGAATCCCATAGATACAAGGCTGGCTTGCATTTTTAGATTAATAATATCTAATCCCTTCATCTCCAAGTAATTAGCATTCAACGGAATTATTACGTTTGTGTTCATTTGAAAGGTTTTCCTTAGGCCGTGCCACTTTGGACTTGATCTAGAAAAACCATTTTAACGATCTGTTTCATGTTGTTCGGCTATTTATCTTGCATGTTGTCCGCTGACATAACTTTCAACTTTCGAATAATGTATTCCAAGCGAATCGTATAAACATATAGGCTATGCCCGTCTTGTTAATATCAATGTTTTAGCTGAATTACTTTGGCATCGTCAGTCTAAATATAATGTATATACGGAATATAACcaaatacacatatatataatatctaTATATAATGGTAAACGCTGCGAATGACGCTGCAACACACCTACTAAAGCCGAAGCCCGCAAGTTGAaaatcacgcatacgccccgtagACAAAGCGCCTTGCAACGTTTGTTGAAAGTAATTTTCGAATTTCGCCGAGCGAAAGACGAAATAAAACGTTTCGATCCACGAAACCGtgtctatatatatatcgtaTATGAATTTAGATATACATAGACTGCTATACGTATGTTCCGATTCTATAAACTTTTTGCAggaaagcaacaacaaaatattgttGAAAATAATGTTCCTTTTCTCTGCTCTTCTCGTTGTTCTTGGCATTTtgtgtttcttgtttttgatttttgtatgGCTTGTTCTAGCTCTATTTCGAAATGTATTTTCGatgatttctattttgtttttccccatttAAATTTAGAACTTGGCTTCCAGGGGGGAAATCGAAATGGCGACTGCGGAAGGGCAGTGGGTTAGCTTGGGGCaaaatgttttcgtttttcgtaGGGAACTTGATCAGTTCGTCTATGTCTGGACGAATCTATTTTCGCCTTCATTCTCGTTCCGAGCGTTTTAAACAATTCCGATGCGCGCCCAAGCAATTTTTGCCTTAATTTATGAATTTCGaaaatgtgtttttcttttcaaaacactttttataTTGTGCTTTATTTTTGGGTCTTTGGAAAACAGGAAATATTGGTGTGCGGGGGTGCTGTAAAACCGACAAATATTAAAGCCACTGCAAAGAATCTAAATGTAAACGAAATATGTACACTTCAATAAGGCAAAACTGTGTAACTTGGCCAGAATTTTCGCCCGAATTGAGCAGCTAAAGGTAGGCTGTGTGATGTGCCTAGCCAATCGAGCTTAATTCGGGGTTAAAGGCAGGCCATCGATGGTCAGCTTGCTGCGAGTGCgtcaaagcaaaacaaacgtCATATGCCCCCCTGCGCCGCCcactgtgggcgtggccttGTAATGTTCGCTCTACCTGACAACTATTTGTCGCtgctgtcgtcgtcgtcgtctgcCCGCCGCACTCCCCCATACACCCCCCTCTGCTGGCGCTGACCCATTTAGGgttatatatacacaaacagGCACTCGCATCCTTATCCTCCCTGcaccatatatacatatatatgtatatatatataaatatgtgtatatgtatttatatttatatatgctgCATGCAGTCGCACTATGTACGtgcgtatgcatgtatgtatgtaggtacTGGCACTCATGAAAGCCGTCAGAATTCGCTTACTCCGGAAGGTCCtgcgaaatatttaaataacactGCCCAAGTTGGCCTCAGAGTTGGCAAAGTTTtcgcaaatttaattaaattaactaaCCGGATTACAGTTTCAAATGCGTTTCACATGTATTGGTTGCACATCCCCAAGGATTAAGTGCATTTATTTCAAACTTTGTCGGCCAAAGTAACTTATTTTGTTGCATTAAGGGCAGATAAACAGCACGAAATTTTTGTGCTGCGGAATAAATCTAATCAAATATGCTGAAAGGAACATTTAAAACTGGCaatataattacaaattgGCCTTTTTCACAGAAAGGTGAAGCAATTCAATTAACAAGGCATTTATTTAGCTGAGGTCTACTTAATTATATGCAATTTAAAGTCAGAGATCTTTGTTAAATATCTGTATagatacaaaataatttttaattacacaaaTACTTGTATGAGTATGTAGCGTGTTTTTCTGTGTAAAAGTAGCAAGTAATTTgctcatatttatttttcatatttttgtttagctACAAATGTTAAAATTTGGCAACTTTTTTGTGGTCTCTTTGAAACAATCTCAATATTTTCCATTGTGGTTTTTATAAAGCAGTTCGTATCTCGGATATTCGCCTATTTTTAGGGACCTGTGTTTATACCCTTGTATTTTTTCTATGGCTTTCCATATTCAACATTGATGACGTGCAGccgcacgcacacagacagCGGTGTTCACACCGATGGCATGCGTGTGCAGCCTGTAGTGTATTTGCACTAGTTTCGCCGCCAGTGACGTCATTGTTTCCACGGCAGACGTCATCAGGAGGCAGCGAGGTCAGTccatgcaacatgcaacatggTGCAGGCACAGGAATATGATGCGGATTCCATCTGCACGCGTTCGTGGAAGGGAAAATGGCGCCTAATTGATTGATGGTCCAATAAGCTGAGGTCAATCAAGGGGCCCCAATTTCCACAGCCTTTCCATTCACACTTCTGATAATATTCTAGCTGAACAACATATCAAATGTATATACTTAAATTGTATCTACTTATTTATGCGTGGCTTTTCAAGTTGAGAATTTGTATAATAAGTTAAAATCCGCACCATTTAATGTACCATTTTAGTTCTTTGTGCTTTGAGGAATGActaataaaaagtaattttagctcaaaatgtttgttttgcataAAAGGAATGCCAGTTACATGAATGCAATTGCCAAAGACATGAATGCAATCGATTTAAATTCCAGAATAATTAAGCATTTTGTTCTTAGTGTTTCTGTTAGTTGTCGGACGTCATTGGTCTTCATTAGCTGCCTCCCAGCatctccacatccacatccacgaCGAAGGACATCCAAGAAAGGAGGGAGAGGGGGCTGCACAATTTTCCACACTTTCATTAAGTGGCaaaggggggtggtggtggtggtggaatGGCTGTCACTTCCATTCACTGCTGACGTTTGCCACTCCGTTCCTGCCTTGAAATGCTGCAGTTTTGTGAATGAAAGTCGCCAGCGTCATCAATGGGCCTCCTCCCATGCCGATtgtgggtgggcgtggcgctATGGCAACAGAAATGTAAAAGCCAGATGAATGCCAGGCGAGTTAAGCTGCCGGGCTGACTGTCTGGCCATGTGGATGCCCAATGTCCTGAACCCATGTCCTGGCCCATGGAAATGTGCACCCTTTGTCCCGTTTGTCACTCAATTGCTTCTGACTCGGAGCAGCTTATCTGGCCGGACTGGCAGGGAAAACGGCAGGTGGACACCAGCAATGCAATTTAGATTTCCTTGCATTTGCAGCTGCAATGCAATTGATCCAATCTTCTTCTCTTCTTAATGCTCCATTGCCATTGACCTATCGGCTAAACTTGTACTTAATATATGGTCATCTTTTTTcttatacatattatataaaaCTATTGTAAGGTTTGAGCAATCCTAAATCTACAGATATAGCAGCATATGAATCAGGAAGTCCTTTATTATCGCCAGACACTTGCATGAACAGCAATCGACGCATTCCTAGGAGAGAATCGCCCACAGATTACCGCTCTATATACGactgtatgtatatatatagcatatagtCCGATCTACGGACGCACATAATCGTGTTTGGCATTAGAGCGAAATCCATGCATGCACATCACATAACGCCGAATAATCGGGCGCAGCTATATGGGATGGTGTGGTATACAGAATGGGGTCTATATAGACATAGACGCCCATACAATGTATATGTGGCATAATAAAAATACGCAGCTCTACACTTTTGTTCTTTCTATTTTCTTGGCCCGTCTCATTGGCCCGTCTCATTCTCGTTGTTGGCAGCGACAACTAGTCCGTTTGTCTAAAGATATAGCCACCTCCTGGCCATATTCCCACCTACTCTATTCTATACACCTGGTTATTTGGCATCTGGAATTCGCACCGGGAATCCTCATTGTTCAACTTGCTAAACTGTTTGCCCTTGCGAGACTCGAAGCGAGACTCTCAAGTGAAAGTTTTGATTTTCTGGCTCCGCTCTAGCTGACCCCGATCTATTTTTAGAAGtgcactaaaaataaatgcgaagGTCGGTACGTAATTGGCTGGGATTTGCTGGGGTTGGGGGGGTGGTGATGTTCGGCTTGGTACTTTCGCAGGGGAAGGGAGCAGGAAGCGAACTGCATAAGGTCAAAGTGCCAACTGCAaccgcagcagcggcagcaccagcagcagcagcagcagcagcagcagcatcagcagccaCCGAATAAAAATCCGTATCGGTTGCGAATCGGGTtgggttcggttcggtttggttaAGTTCGGTTTGATTCGAATCGGATCGAAACGAAATGGCCTGGGATCCGGGCTCCATTCATCTGCGGGGCCAATGGGCAATGGCAAACAGGTGTGCAGACACCGTCGACGTCATTGCCGCTGCATGGTGCACCATCCACCTACCATTCCCATCGGTTTCCAGCTTCTCCATCATCCCCTCCATTCTCCAACTTTTGACCCAGTCGTGCTCCAATTGATAACCAAGTGCCGCACTCTAGGTGCCCAGAAAAGGGGCATTTCTTACATGCATCTTATAAAAAACATAGGTAGCATCCCATAGATTGCGAGATTCTAGTTCTTTATAGctagaaaaaaaaagcgtTACCAACTTCGGAGGGCCAAAGATCATACACCCTGACATATAACTTGCATATATAACATATGTATTCGGGGCCCAAGATATagaaatttttcaaaatatatgcTGGTGAATTCTTTTGCTTTcctatatatttaaaacaagtaGTTTAAGAGATAATTTGTTGAGGAAACTTTAAGGCGAAGCGCAAAAATGTCCTTTTTGATtctaaaaattaataaaactataaataatataaataaaatattaattaaattatgacattaaatatataaaattaaattaatatttctaacCTTTTTTGGCTTTGGAAATCACGAATATATTCGTGCCAACTTAAAAGTTTTCGGCAGTCGGGTTTTCCTTTCGGAGAATTTCTTTCATGCCTTGTCctttttttgtggctttttgaAAGAATGTCTTCCTCCATTGTCTATAGACGGAGGCTTAGGCGGGCTCTTGCAAGAGGTACAGGACTTACCGACTTTCTGCCATCCGGCCATGCCCCTCGTCCTGCCGCCCCCGCTGTCGCTACgtttctctctctttctttccATCCCCGTCCCTCTTCCGTTCGCCCTGTAATGTCTGCTAACACAGTGACCTAGTGCCGAATGCCAAATGCCGAAATATCCGAGTCGAAAGTCGAAATAACGAGGAGCACGAAGGCTTGGGGCTCAGTGACGTCACGGCTGGCATTCATTCACAGGATGTGAGGCATGCATCCAATGGCGACCGCGCTGCTGGGCTGCAAATTGAGATTTTCATTGAGTAAAGCAAGTATTGGATATCCATCCAGCAGCCAGCATTCAGCAGCCAGCgagcaggcagcaggcagcaggccGCATCCTTCGCACAGGACGACCCAGCCCAGCCCAGCCCCAAAAGAGAACCCCAAACGCGACCCCAGACATAATCTGCAAAGGACACTGTTTGCGACATCAGAGATGGCGATGTGATGCTGGTTCTGCCGCAGCCGCTGCCGTTGCCTCagtcgctgcctctgcctctgccgccGCCTCAGCCGACGTTGGGCGCCACAAATTTGAGCCTGGTCATGGGTTTACATTCGCAGTGCCAGCATCTGGGAAAATCAGTCGAAAACTCGTCTCCAAGCCAAACAGTCGTGAACGGCTCCAGCCTGCAAAAGTCGCAATTCAAACTGAAAACCCAAAACTCTGGCGCCAAAACATATgaatatgcattttttttttcaattttttttcaaagtgtgCCGAAAGTGCAAGTGATGTCAGTTCAAAATCGTCATCAATGGTGTTCGGGGTATCCCCAAACCTCTGTCCTACGTCCGAGTTCCACTAAGCAAGTTTTGAGATcgttttaaaaacaaaaacttgaCACGTTGAGCTCGTTTGTGGGATGGtcttaacttaacttaattaaaaaagttcCATACCATGTGTGTTTATAGTAAGTAATAAAAATGccaatatatttatattttatccTTTAATTAACCTGGCAGTGAAACTATGTTTTAAGTtcttattattaaattattatattaaatttgtattaaaataaCAGTTTTATCATTTTGATTGCTGATAGATTAAACAGCTGCATTTAATACACTTTAATTCGTAGCTAAGTTAAGTTCCGTTTCTTTGAGCTTTGAATGTATTAAAtagaatttaatattttgatagTTAGGTAAATTTTCacaaaatgaatattttgtataaataaagaaacttgtattttcaatttgaaatcaATACATTTAATCAGTGTGTGTTTCCAGatagtttaaaaaattccAGAAAAGGGTAATTTTAGGGTAATAAATACTTAAGCTAAACTTATGAACAaataggaaaaacaaaaatgttaataaattgtacaaaaagtgaaatataCTATTCAAAAGTCTATGCTCTTCAATTTTGACCGACAACCTGCAGGGGACAAAACACATAGTTGAGAATCTAAGTACCAGaacaaagtttttaattaaaatccactattttcagttttccgcTCGAAGAGTTGCCCTCTTTCAGGCACCTAATTATATTGTTTACGAACAAAAAGACCACTTGCACTGAAAGTTCATAATATGTAAAGTTATGTAGCCAACTCCGAACTCTTGCAATGTCCAGCTAAAGCAATTTAAACTCGCCTGCGACATTTTTCTCTGTTTATTCTCCGTGGAGCGCGGTGCAGAAAAAATCGCTGCCTACTTTCAGGGGCAGCCCAAACATTGTTGACCCTGCGCCTCctcgctgctgttgtt
This region includes:
- the LOC120455281 gene encoding troponin I isoform X4; protein product: MADDEKKAAAPAAAPAAAAKPAAPAAAPAANGKAAPAANGKAAPAAAAAAAPAGPPKDPNDPKVKAEEAKKAKQAEIERKRAEVRKRMEEASKAKKAKKGFMTPERKKKLRLLLRKKAAEELKKEQERKAAERRRIIEERCGSPRNLSDASEAELQTICKQYWQRVYSLEGDKFDLEHVQKVKAQEINDLNAQVNDLRGKFVKPALKKVSKYENKFAKLQKKAAEFNFRNQLKVVKKKEFTLEEEEKEKKPDWSKGKPGDAKVKEEVEAEA